The proteins below are encoded in one region of Rhodothermales bacterium:
- a CDS encoding RNA polymerase subunit sigma-70, giving the protein QRFEGAHETMNTTALIHEVYLKFDRAGNLVANDRSHFLLIASRAMRQLLIGYARRRKRQKRGGGEPIVTFGPDAERDALVEQQGARLVDINRALSRLESMDERLGKVAELLLFGGLTYEEAAEVLDVGRATVSRDWRVARALLTKELEA; this is encoded by the coding sequence GCCAGCGGTTCGAGGGTGCTCACGAAACGATGAATACGACGGCCCTGATACATGAGGTGTACCTCAAATTCGACCGGGCCGGCAATCTCGTTGCCAACGATCGAAGCCATTTCCTGCTCATAGCCAGCCGTGCGATGCGCCAGCTACTGATCGGCTATGCAAGAAGACGGAAGCGGCAGAAACGAGGGGGCGGTGAACCCATCGTGACCTTCGGACCGGACGCGGAACGGGATGCTCTCGTAGAGCAGCAGGGAGCTCGGCTGGTAGATATCAACCGGGCGCTTTCGAGGCTCGAGTCGATGGACGAAAGGCTCGGCAAGGTAGCCGAATTACTCCTGTTCGGAGGACTCACGTATGAGGAAGCCGCTGAGGTACTCGATGTCGGGCGAGCAACCGTCAGCCGCGACTGGAGAGTCGCCAGGGCACTGCTGACGAAGGAGCTAGAGGCGTAG
- a CDS encoding SusC/RagA family TonB-linked outer membrane protein: MRLTFVITAIVVLVAPASGQGSGGVEGRVVAKRTLEPLVGVNIVIAGLNRGTATDIDGAFSISDLAEGAYPIVARFVGFKTETITTTVSAGATAVLNFEMEEDRLLLDELVVTGLGTSVERRKLSANVEVLHLREIETAPVMTVGQLLQGRVPGASVRMQSAQPGLGSVISFRGVKSVSADQTPAIYIDGVRVDNNSNTSLSLGGQRTSALSELLTSDIERIEIAMGGAASTLYGSEAANGVIQIFTKQGTPGQNRVVIRSEQGIDVPDTKFVQDTDFAYAEMVTDPSSAVFGQGSFLRDVFLRTGHFQNYYVGVSGGGDAATYNVSGRVQNSTGIQPSNESTIYALRSNVQSRLGRALNVGFSGSYVRSGFERLHAGNAIFDPYSTFGVGAALVLTGADTFDEALRLQLLPEVTEQVDRFTISAKARYEPSRLFKSGLTVGLDSRTSHQRVFLPIEYDAVSDRERGEIRRFDRDFLAMTVEYVGTISYPREGRIKSDLTFGVQGFREDSDYIQVVAQTFALPGTEDISQAGEVDVSETRSEVFNGGIFVREQVGFRDRLYADAGLRLDGSTSFGGDVGLQGYPSFGLAYTLSDNAVFQRWFGNTWSHMKLRISYGETGRFPKPFDRDVTFGGDSFRGESAPFFENPGNLDLKPERTRTVEGGFDAALLSDNIGIRLTAFSATTSDALFLVPEQPSTGRGLQLRNLGQIENKGIELGLDADVHWSKAVSLSLGLTYSWLRNEVTDIGDGPEFSVAGDGISAISRVAVGHPVGEWYASTPIDSNGDGLQDAFEYQFAGSTPYPTQFGSLSANLSVYRNLSLFATADWSLGARTADHTVWVSEIFGLERAVLPERFDTDGNSVGNYNTEGAGVFILQNGDFLKIREVSARYSLPSRVTKLLGLHSAVVFSSVRNLVTFVRQDLVDPELAGLSWAAALYNGGESTLELGGEQLHTLSPPRQIRFGFEIVF; encoded by the coding sequence ATGCGACTTACCTTCGTCATTACTGCCATCGTTGTGTTGGTTGCGCCGGCGTCTGGGCAGGGTTCAGGCGGAGTGGAGGGACGAGTGGTGGCGAAACGGACACTGGAGCCGCTCGTCGGGGTCAACATCGTCATTGCCGGACTCAACCGCGGTACCGCAACGGACATCGACGGCGCGTTTTCGATTTCCGATCTGGCTGAGGGCGCATACCCGATCGTCGCTCGCTTTGTCGGTTTCAAGACAGAGACGATTACTACGACCGTCAGTGCCGGCGCGACGGCAGTGCTGAACTTCGAGATGGAAGAAGACCGCCTCCTGCTGGACGAACTTGTCGTCACCGGTCTCGGCACCAGCGTGGAACGGCGGAAGCTGTCGGCGAACGTCGAGGTGCTGCATCTTCGGGAAATCGAGACGGCTCCCGTCATGACTGTCGGGCAGCTCTTGCAGGGGCGGGTGCCTGGTGCGTCGGTGAGAATGCAGTCGGCTCAGCCGGGTCTGGGAAGTGTGATCAGTTTTCGAGGTGTCAAGAGCGTCTCCGCCGATCAAACACCCGCGATTTACATCGACGGTGTCCGTGTCGACAACAACTCAAACACGAGTCTGAGCTTGGGGGGGCAACGCACATCCGCTCTTTCGGAGTTGCTAACCAGCGACATCGAGAGGATCGAGATCGCCATGGGAGGGGCGGCGAGCACTTTGTACGGATCTGAGGCCGCCAACGGTGTCATTCAGATTTTTACGAAGCAGGGTACTCCCGGTCAAAACAGGGTTGTTATTCGTAGCGAACAGGGCATCGACGTCCCTGATACGAAGTTTGTTCAGGATACGGATTTCGCCTATGCAGAGATGGTGACGGACCCGAGCAGCGCAGTTTTTGGTCAGGGCAGTTTCCTCAGGGATGTGTTCTTGAGGACTGGCCATTTCCAGAACTACTACGTCGGAGTTTCTGGCGGCGGCGATGCCGCGACGTACAACGTGAGTGGCCGCGTTCAGAATTCAACAGGGATCCAGCCTTCCAACGAGTCGACTATCTATGCGTTGAGGAGCAACGTACAATCACGATTGGGGAGAGCACTGAACGTCGGCTTCAGCGGCAGTTATGTAAGATCTGGTTTCGAACGGCTTCACGCCGGCAATGCGATCTTCGACCCATACTCCACTTTCGGGGTAGGCGCGGCGCTGGTGCTTACGGGCGCCGATACCTTCGACGAAGCGCTTCGACTTCAACTCCTTCCCGAAGTCACTGAACAAGTTGACCGATTCACGATCTCGGCCAAAGCGAGGTACGAACCAAGCCGGCTTTTCAAGTCCGGTCTGACCGTGGGACTCGACTCGCGCACAAGCCATCAACGCGTTTTCCTTCCAATCGAATACGACGCAGTTTCGGACAGAGAGCGGGGTGAGATTCGAAGGTTCGATCGGGACTTTCTCGCCATGACCGTGGAGTATGTCGGCACGATCAGCTATCCGAGAGAAGGTCGAATCAAATCTGATTTGACGTTTGGCGTTCAGGGCTTCCGTGAGGATTCGGATTACATACAGGTGGTTGCACAGACGTTCGCTCTTCCAGGTACCGAGGATATCAGCCAGGCGGGTGAGGTTGATGTTTCGGAGACTCGCAGCGAGGTGTTCAACGGCGGGATCTTCGTTCGCGAACAGGTTGGATTCCGGGATCGCCTCTATGCCGACGCAGGGTTGCGGCTGGACGGCAGTACGTCTTTCGGTGGAGATGTTGGGTTGCAGGGCTATCCGAGTTTTGGTCTTGCATATACACTTTCGGATAACGCTGTCTTCCAACGCTGGTTTGGAAACACCTGGAGCCATATGAAACTGCGGATTTCGTACGGCGAAACAGGAAGGTTTCCGAAACCCTTTGACAGGGACGTGACCTTCGGTGGGGATTCTTTCCGTGGAGAGAGTGCTCCATTCTTTGAGAATCCTGGTAATCTGGATTTGAAGCCCGAGCGAACGAGAACGGTCGAGGGTGGGTTTGACGCAGCGCTCTTGTCGGACAACATCGGCATCAGGTTGACTGCATTTAGCGCTACGACTTCTGACGCATTGTTCCTTGTTCCGGAGCAGCCTTCTACCGGCAGAGGTCTGCAACTCCGCAACCTGGGCCAGATTGAAAACAAGGGAATCGAACTTGGGCTTGACGCCGACGTGCACTGGTCAAAAGCAGTATCGTTGTCGCTTGGTCTTACCTATTCCTGGTTGCGGAACGAAGTCACCGATATCGGCGACGGCCCCGAATTCTCTGTTGCCGGCGATGGAATTTCTGCAATTTCCCGAGTCGCAGTTGGACACCCGGTCGGAGAATGGTATGCCAGCACTCCGATTGACAGCAACGGCGACGGATTGCAGGACGCGTTCGAGTATCAGTTCGCCGGATCCACGCCCTATCCGACCCAGTTCGGGTCGCTCTCGGCTAACCTGTCGGTGTATCGGAATCTGTCGCTGTTCGCGACAGCGGATTGGAGTCTCGGAGCGCGAACAGCGGATCACACAGTCTGGGTTTCGGAGATATTCGGGCTTGAGCGGGCAGTCCTTCCAGAACGCTTCGACACGGATGGCAATTCCGTCGGGAATTACAATACCGAAGGAGCAGGTGTGTTCATCCTGCAGAATGGAGATTTTCTCAAGATCCGCGAGGTATCGGCTCGTTACTCACTTCCGAGTCGTGTCACGAAATTGCTTGGACTTCATTCGGCCGTCGTCTTCTCGTCGGTTCGGAATCTGGTCACCTTCGTCCGACAGGACCTCGTCGATCCGGAATTGGCCGGCCTGAGTTGGGCGGCAGCTTTATACAATGGGGGTGAGAGTACGCTGGAGCTGGGCGGTGAGCAGCTCCATACGCTCTCTCCACCTCGACAGATCAGATTCGGTTTCGAGATTGTGTTTTGA
- a CDS encoding protein kinase produces the protein MVGQTISHYRITEKLGEGGMGVVYLADDVSLGRKVALKFLPPHLTTDEEASKRFVLEAQAASALNHPNVCVVHEIGRTEEGQQYIAMAHYEGQTLKDRIRSGAISRDEALDIGRQVAEGLAAAHDKEIIHRDIKPANIFVTNRGRAVILDFGLAKLVGGLDLTKTGSTMGTTFYMSPEQIRGELTNHQSDLWSLGVVLYEMLAGRKPFEGEYEQAISYSILNTDAPPFDAESDAESALLAAALTKNAGDRIPNAAQMAEHLAALLGTGSAPSIKVVRKRAMRRPLIAAACIVGLVAVVSVVKYWPQPDAPRLVVLPFKTLGAEGFEHLETGIADDISTRLMAVKGLKIIAVSSGARLVNEGLSLTDIGQRLNVNHVLEGNLYVTDLEGEVQIRISPKLIRLSDESQVWAEAFEGDGLDFQPDVARKVVQALNVVLGESERAALELQLTDNDEAYQAYLRGELQATLDHTQAAHYERACELDPDFVKCHSALARVYSAMIFFGRADSVRAMRKRASVAAKRVGVLAPGSVDDYLASGYISYYADRDLEAALESFKAADRLGLADTDLLRAIGYTSRGLGKIDESMKALQRALELDPTDPLVMYNFAESYQALGQYDEALEWADRSIAAAPLHNGPYTSKAYFLTETGELGEARKLLESAPAFDSPVDEALDWIKIVHWGERDFESAYEKLENLDMASLEGRDKLEVQTMYARLHDITRRGSIQTADAWQRALDLTAPDDARGKMEAYAGLGQPDSVIALATRLRTSLGNEQFHSSATLWRIAAAFARVGEVERAIDMLEEIISLRFSWHRAPYVFESPELDWIREHPRFKALVERTR, from the coding sequence GTGGTCGGCCAGACAATATCTCATTACCGGATAACCGAGAAGCTCGGTGAGGGCGGGATGGGAGTTGTCTACCTGGCTGACGACGTGAGCCTGGGTCGGAAGGTCGCGCTCAAGTTTTTGCCGCCGCATCTCACAACAGACGAAGAAGCCAGTAAGCGGTTCGTCCTGGAGGCTCAGGCTGCCTCGGCACTAAACCATCCGAACGTCTGTGTGGTGCACGAGATCGGACGCACGGAGGAGGGTCAACAGTACATCGCAATGGCCCATTACGAGGGTCAAACGCTCAAGGATCGGATACGCAGCGGCGCGATTTCCAGAGACGAGGCCCTGGATATCGGTCGGCAGGTTGCAGAAGGCCTGGCTGCGGCCCACGATAAGGAGATCATACATCGGGACATCAAGCCCGCCAACATCTTCGTCACCAATCGGGGTCGTGCCGTCATCCTGGACTTCGGACTGGCGAAACTTGTAGGCGGGCTGGACTTGACGAAAACCGGCTCAACGATGGGCACGACATTCTATATGTCGCCAGAGCAAATCCGAGGTGAGCTGACCAACCACCAGAGCGACCTGTGGTCTCTGGGTGTAGTGTTGTACGAGATGCTCGCCGGTCGAAAGCCATTCGAAGGCGAATACGAGCAGGCAATCAGCTACTCGATCCTCAACACGGACGCGCCTCCGTTCGATGCTGAGAGTGACGCGGAAAGTGCGCTCCTTGCGGCGGCTCTTACGAAGAATGCGGGGGACCGTATCCCAAACGCCGCCCAGATGGCCGAACATCTTGCGGCCCTGTTGGGGACGGGATCGGCGCCGAGCATCAAGGTGGTTCGGAAACGAGCCATGCGTCGTCCCTTGATTGCTGCGGCATGCATAGTCGGATTGGTCGCGGTGGTATCGGTCGTAAAATATTGGCCTCAACCCGATGCACCCCGACTGGTTGTGCTCCCTTTCAAGACCCTTGGTGCGGAAGGCTTCGAGCATCTGGAAACTGGCATAGCGGATGACATCTCTACTCGGTTGATGGCGGTTAAGGGACTTAAGATCATTGCTGTTTCCAGCGGAGCGCGGTTGGTGAACGAAGGCCTCTCGCTCACGGACATCGGGCAGCGGCTCAATGTCAACCACGTATTGGAGGGCAACCTGTACGTCACTGATTTGGAGGGCGAGGTGCAGATTCGGATTTCACCGAAGCTGATCCGATTGTCCGACGAATCACAGGTCTGGGCCGAGGCGTTCGAGGGTGACGGACTCGACTTCCAGCCGGATGTGGCGAGAAAGGTGGTACAGGCGCTGAACGTGGTTCTCGGCGAGTCGGAGCGTGCCGCGCTTGAACTACAGCTGACCGACAACGACGAGGCCTATCAGGCGTACCTGCGTGGAGAACTACAAGCAACACTGGATCACACACAGGCCGCTCACTATGAGCGAGCCTGCGAGTTGGATCCCGATTTCGTGAAATGCCATAGTGCCCTCGCACGGGTTTACTCTGCAATGATCTTTTTTGGCCGCGCGGATTCTGTTCGTGCTATGCGCAAGCGTGCCTCGGTGGCGGCCAAGCGGGTTGGGGTGCTGGCGCCAGGCTCGGTCGACGATTATCTTGCATCTGGATACATCAGCTACTACGCGGACCGCGATCTCGAGGCTGCTCTCGAATCGTTCAAGGCTGCGGATAGACTCGGACTCGCCGACACGGACCTGCTGCGTGCGATAGGTTACACCAGCCGTGGGCTAGGCAAGATTGACGAGTCCATGAAGGCACTTCAGCGCGCGCTTGAGCTTGATCCAACCGATCCTCTGGTGATGTACAATTTCGCCGAGTCGTATCAAGCGCTCGGCCAGTATGACGAGGCGCTCGAATGGGCGGATCGGTCGATCGCGGCTGCTCCACTCCATAACGGTCCCTATACCAGCAAGGCGTATTTCCTCACAGAGACAGGGGAGTTAGGAGAGGCTCGAAAGCTGCTAGAGTCAGCCCCGGCCTTCGACAGTCCGGTTGATGAGGCTTTGGACTGGATCAAGATTGTGCACTGGGGCGAGCGCGACTTTGAGTCAGCGTACGAGAAACTCGAAAATCTCGACATGGCCTCTCTCGAAGGTCGAGACAAGCTAGAGGTGCAGACGATGTATGCCCGCTTGCATGATATTACCCGTCGGGGCTCGATCCAGACGGCTGATGCGTGGCAGCGGGCACTGGATCTAACTGCTCCGGATGACGCGAGAGGCAAAATGGAGGCTTATGCGGGCCTTGGACAACCTGACAGCGTCATAGCTCTCGCAACGAGACTCAGGACATCGCTCGGAAACGAACAGTTCCATAGCTCTGCGACGCTGTGGAGAATCGCGGCGGCATTTGCCCGCGTGGGTGAAGTCGAGAGAGCAATTGACATGCTCGAGGAGATAATATCGCTCAGATTCTCCTGGCACCGAGCTCCCTATGTCTTCGAGTCTCCAGAACTGGACTGGATCCGCGAGCATCCACGGTTCAAGGCACTTGTCGAACGAACTCGGTAA
- a CDS encoding tyrosine-type recombinase/integrase, with protein MCLAMLPENIRFHSLCHTCASWLVQRGVALPVVQAILGHSSIQVTQRYAHLARDVLQSATQSAFGSGVAIAAILPTQ; from the coding sequence ATGTGCCTCGCGATGCTGCCGGAGAACATCCGCTTCCACAGCCTCTGTCACACCTGCGCGAGCTGGCTCGTCCAACGGGGAGTCGCGCTCCCCGTCGTGCAGGCGATATTGGGCCACTCCAGCATCCAGGTGACCCAGCGATACGCTCACCTTGCACGAGACGTGTTGCAGAGTGCGACGCAGTCGGCCTTCGGATCCGGCGTTGCCATTGCCGCAATATTGCCGACTCAATGA